Proteins encoded by one window of Chloroflexota bacterium:
- a CDS encoding SRPBCC domain-containing protein produces the protein MDNGLIAKVSTTINVPVARVWEALTKPEIIGQYMFGTNVVSDWRVGSAIVWQGEWQGRSYEDKGTILRLEPGRSLQYSHFSPLSGQPDRPENYHTVTIELFSHGMQTGLTLSQDNNATEADREHSEKNWTMMLDGMKRLLEK, from the coding sequence ATGGACAACGGATTGATCGCGAAGGTATCAACGACTATCAATGTTCCCGTCGCCAGAGTCTGGGAAGCATTGACAAAGCCCGAAATCATCGGGCAATACATGTTCGGGACGAACGTCGTTTCTGACTGGCGGGTCGGCAGCGCCATCGTCTGGCAGGGTGAGTGGCAAGGGAGGTCGTACGAGGACAAAGGCACGATTCTCCGGCTGGAACCGGGCCGCTCATTGCAATACAGTCATTTCAGCCCGCTTTCAGGCCAGCCGGATCGTCCGGAAAATTACCACACCGTCACCATTGAACTTTTCAGCCATGGCATGCAAACGGGCTTGACGCTTTCGCAGGACAACAATGCGACGGAAGCAGACCGCGAGCATTCCGAGAAGAACTGGACGATGATGCTTGACGGGATGAAGAGGCTGTTGGAAAAATAG
- a CDS encoding DUF1697 domain-containing protein has protein sequence MKTYVILLRGVMPIGKNKVPMAPLREVLAGNGFENVRTYIQSGNVLVDTDLSAGAVEQRVHDLIKEHVGPDLVVIARTGAQLQRVLAANPFTQGYDISRVFFVSFKASPQTQAVTELLAMDFSPEQIAITRNAGYLYIPGSAARSKLSNGLLEKRLGVSATTRNGNTLNRLIALSNERRRL, from the coding sequence ATGAAAACCTATGTCATTCTGTTGCGTGGGGTCATGCCGATCGGCAAAAACAAAGTGCCGATGGCGCCACTGCGCGAAGTGCTCGCTGGGAACGGCTTTGAGAATGTACGCACTTACATTCAGAGCGGTAACGTGCTTGTGGACACGGATCTTTCTGCGGGAGCGGTTGAGCAGCGCGTTCACGACCTTATCAAAGAACACGTCGGGCCGGATTTGGTCGTGATAGCGCGGACGGGCGCGCAACTACAAAGGGTCCTGGCTGCAAACCCGTTTACGCAAGGCTATGACATCTCCCGCGTGTTCTTTGTATCATTCAAAGCGTCGCCGCAGACGCAGGCCGTCACGGAATTGCTCGCGATGGATTTTTCGCCGGAGCAAATTGCGATCACCAGGAACGCCGGCTATTTGTATATCCCGGGCAGCGCCGCCCGCTCAAAGCTTTCCAATGGTCTGCTCGAAAAAAGACTGGGCGTCTCCGCCACAACGCGCAATGGTAATACGCTCAACAGGCTTATCGCGCTGAGTAACGAACGGCGCCGCTTGTGA
- a CDS encoding nuclear transport factor 2 family protein, whose amino-acid sequence MKRKADTPDQAQIRALLDEWAAATRQDRKDDVLANHAADVLIYDVLPPMKYEGAAAYRRSWAEWQPETKGEVKFGFEDLAITTGSDVAFATCFIRCGGTKPNGQTFEDLVRATICLQKLDGAWKVKHQHISMPLPPHGG is encoded by the coding sequence TTGAAGAGAAAAGCAGACACACCTGACCAAGCTCAGATTCGCGCATTGCTCGACGAGTGGGCGGCTGCCACCCGTCAAGATCGTAAAGACGATGTCCTGGCTAATCATGCTGCAGACGTTCTCATCTACGATGTGCTTCCACCCATGAAATATGAAGGTGCAGCAGCATATCGTCGTAGTTGGGCTGAGTGGCAACCAGAAACCAAAGGTGAAGTGAAGTTCGGCTTCGAGGACTTGGCGATTACTACCGGGTCTGACGTCGCGTTTGCCACGTGCTTCATCCGATGCGGCGGTACAAAACCGAACGGTCAGACCTTTGAAGATTTAGTCCGCGCGACTATTTGCCTACAGAAACTTGACGGCGCATGGAAGGTAAAGCATCAGCACATATCCATGCCATTGCCGCCACATGGTGGCTAG